The sequence cttaacaatatttgttcctcctatccatgagcgtggaatgtctttccatttctttgtgtcttcttcaatttctttgataaacTTCCTagagttttcagggtacagataTTCTacctatttggttaggtttattcctaggtatcttatgggcaCCTGTctggatgagtactgggtgttatatataagtgatgaatcactacattcttcTCCTGAAGTCAAttctacactgtatgttaaccagcttgaatttaaattaaaaacttagaaaaaggaaaaagaaaacaatgaaactgactcaagaagcAATTGAGATTATAATTTTCTTaccactattttaaaaagtgcattcGTAATTAAAAACTTTACTATGCAGttaaaaattctcttatttttcagtGAATTCTATTAAGGAGCATTTTTCACTGAACTGAATAAGGAGAAATTCTTACCATTTCATCTAGAGAGGCCAATACAACTTTGATGTACAAAACTGACAAGGACAatgcaataaaagaaaattgcagaGCAATTAtgaacacagaattttaaattacagataAAATATTGACACAAACTGATctgctaatagaaaaaaaatattctattctataacttttaaattcatgttctCGGGAAAAGATCACTTGAGTTGatattagaaaattcaaaaaatgtaAGTTaccatatgaaaatattaaaggaactcagatgaagaaaaaatagcTTAATGAAATTCCACATCCACtcacaaaaacccaaaatacacacaaaaacacagacaAATGAAGCAGATAACTTTGTTAATCTGGAAGCAGGAGGAATATACAAAAAACCTATAGAAAGCGAGATTTTAGGgaagcctgggtgtctcagttgcttgagtgtttgcctcttgatttcagctcaggtcatgatcccaggatctagccctgcattgggctctgtggtgagtgtagagcctgcttaagattctctccttctctccctctccctctctcccctgagactctctcttaaataaataaataaataaataaataaataaataaataataaatctcatttaacctgtaagaaaaaaacctaaattttcAGGAATGGCTTTACTGGATACCATATCTTATTAGTTATGGATGGTTTTAACTATAAAACAGGGAAGCATGTAGAAAATTTATATACTGTACATATAGGGacatttactttataaaaaacCTGGCACTATATATCAGTGCTAATGGAGtggttttcaataaatagtgctgggaaaataTGCATCCAcaagttaaaatacaaaatcagCTGATTCTCATATCACACCaaaatttaattccagttttATCTTAGAAATACATTGAAAAGTCAgtgtaaaaggaaaattaaagtctACAATCCAAGaggaaatgaatataatataaaagaCATAATAATGTACTAAATTTAGGACAACTTAACCCATAAAATACGGGAATATCTTCATTATtttagaggaaataaatatatcttgaatAGGACCTTGGAAGCAGAGTTTGATGAACCCTGTTTCATTAAACATAAGGAAATCTGTGTCCCTCAATACATCGTCAAGAGAGTGGATAGAGAGCCACAGTTTAGGAAAAATTAGTCATGgcaattttaccaaaaaaaaaaaaaaggacttttatttaaaatgcataatgaactacatatttataataaaatacaacctaataggaaaatggacaaaaaaacaaaataggcatctcacaaagaaaaaagaaccaaagggCTACTAATAACCCTATTAAAAGAAATTCAACCACATTGAAACTATGAGGAATTTAAATTATAACCAAAATGACATACCAATACTCACCTATGAACTTTGAAGATATTAACATGTCTAGTGTGACCATAttaaatgttggcaagaatgcgcAATAATTAGAATCACACGTGATATAggaggaatgtaaattagtacactgactttggaaaattgtttgaTTGTATCTAGTAAAAGAGAAGAAACCAGCTCTCTGTGATCCAGAACTTTCACACATAGGCACATCCCACAGAGTAAGTGCTTGCTTATGTGCAAATGCCTGTGCAAGAACATTCATGGCAGTGTTTCCATAAAAgccaagaagaggaaaaaactAAAGTCCATTAATAGTATAGATACACCAATGatggcatatttattttatgggaCATTCttcaacaagaaaaaatgaactacggTTACAGCTAATAAATTGAAACATTCACTTAAAACAAATGTTGAGCCAAAGCAGCCAGACATAATGGAATATATACTCTAAGAGTTCATCTATGTGAATTTCAAAAGGAGGGAAAGCTAGCACTTATACTCTCAGACTTATTCTTAGGAGTTGTAGCTAAACTAAAAAGAAGCAGCTTTGAAGACCACAAATTCCACAAAGGAATTTGCTCCTAGAGGTGCTGGAGAGGCAGTGATGAGAAAGTGCTtatggaaattttgaaaaatgctgaTAATGCTCTGCCTTTACTTTCCTACAGAAAGTAACACATGGGATAATTATTCAGAATTACTTCTCTATGTGTTTGTCATATTTCATGATTCAAGAGGAAGGATGAGAAGGGAAGAATAAGGTGAGAAGGAAcaaagggagcagggaagggcaacATCTTTGCAGGTTCTGAGAGTTAGGATGAAAACCTCTTTGGAGGACCATTATTTAGCACACTACCCTCTGGGATTGGAACTTGAGaagaattttcattctttcttttcttttaacctgtaagcaattttttaaagcacagtgaGATTTAATGTCACAGATGTATATGAATGAACTAATTATCTGAATACATTTTCTCcagttatttgaagaaaaattaaccCTTAGTgcaacatataaaaagtatttaaaagtaattgtgtatgtgtatgtgtataaaaatcaaaattaagggcacttgggtggctcactcggttgagtgtccaactcttggttttggcttaggtcatgatcccagggttgtgggatcaagtcccacttcagactccatgctaagcatggaacttgcttaagattctctctctgtctccctctgcccctttccacaactctctttgtctctaaaataaaaaaaaaaaaaagaaaaaaaaagaatccaaattaCATTGAGTGAGAAAGCAGTTTGGTATGAATTAACTTTCTGGCTGtgtctttcacatctttgttcCTAAGACTGTAAATAAGAGGGTTCAACATGGGGATCATGACAGTAAAAAACACAGTGGCCACTTTGACCAGGAGCCACGAGCTTTTGGAGTTGGGCACACAGTAGAGAAGAAGGATGACCCCATggaagatgatgatggtggtcaggtgggaggcacaggtggagaaggctttCTGGAGTCCTCCAGTAGATGGCATCTTGACTATGGTGACAACTATAAAAATATAGGAGGCGAGGATAATCAGGAGGCTACAAGCCTCATTGAATGTGGAAATGACTAAACACATCCTCTGACTAAAGGAGGGGTCAGAGCAGGATAAAGAAAGGATGGCAGAATACTCACAGCCAAAGTGATGTATAATGTTGGGACCACAGAAGGATAGTTCCAAAAGAGAGTATGTGAGTGTCAGGGAACATATTCCACCCCATACATAGGTTCCAGCTACCAAGAGGGCACAGAGTTTCCGAGACATAGCCACTGTGTAGAGCAGGGGGTTGCAAACAGCCACAAACCGGTCATAGGCCATAACTGCTAACATGAACATTTCTGTAATCACAAAcgcacaaacaaaaaaaaattgcaccaTGCATGCTTTGAAGGAGATACTTCTGTCTTCCATGACCAAGATCTCTAGCAGTTTTGGTGTAAATACACTGGAATAACAAATATCTAAAAAGGATAGGTGActgaggaaaaagtacatgggtgTGTGGAGTTTGGGGTTGATCCTTACAACCGCAATGATGCCCAGGTTTCCCACCAGAGTGACTGTGTAGATGGTCAAGAACAtgaggaagaggggtgcctggaggtGTGGGTACTCCGAGAAACCCAGGAGGATAAATATAGTCACAGAGCTCTGATTTCCCTCATCCAGTGCCATggttcttgattttaaaaaataaataaaggagaagaaaagagaattgagCAGCAGAACTTGAGAAGGAAGAGTAAAAGGAAGTCAGGACAGGTCAATGCAAGCCAGTGAAGGCAATGGGGTCAGTGCGTACACATGAGTGCTCTGTTTCGCTTTGGAGTCTTACTTGACTTTTCAATTATGTGCAATTAGCTGTATAGTAGTAGAGTATATAGTAGTACTACTTTAGAAACTAAAGTAgtactttagtttcctcatctggaaaataagaaaaaaaatgggactaATCAGTAGTATTAAGTTATATAAATAACCTGTAGATGTATATGATCCTTACAACGTTGAATATCCCaggataaaatataattatatgagCACAAAGGAGACatatagcaaaattaaaaaaaaaaaaacaaacaaacctctgaGCACATCATAGTACTCATATGATCATGTCAGAAGCCAAGTTGGgaaaattaaacacttttaatacataaagaaaaacataactgtaaatatctttgggggaaaatgtaTCATCAGACCTTCACAATTTTTGTATTGCTATATTGAGTATTTCCCTATTCTAGATATAGCCCATTATCAAGGACTTAAGAGTTTCTTTAAGTGGTCTGGTCAAAAATTCCATGGATGACTATATTCTGTCAATTACATACCCACCATGTGGTCATTTTGAAGGCCCAAACTACTCAATGATTTATAACTGTTTTCTAAGGGAGTATTTTGCATATAGTCTTGAAAATTTCACATCAACCCTCTTCTGTTGGTTATACAGTTTGTAGTGTTTAttgtattaaaatggaaaaaatatgcttATTTATCAGTgattataacacacacacacacacacacacacacacacacacacacacaatacggTACTGAGAAAGAAATATCACttacaacaacaaccaaaaacttTGTTCTAATATGGCAAGTCTATCTGTAGTGGtcaatgaagaataaaaaaaatgtgttagattaagaaatataaacatttggTTTCTGTAAAACAGCAGGAGTTTAAATATTACCAATTCCAAAAGGTCAAATCCTAAAGAACGGATTCTAGAAGTGGGTGTGGAGACATAATGAACATGATCCTGCCATCTTGGACACATCTGTGAACCCTCACAACTTTATTTGTCTATAACACACAACAGCATATCGGTAAATCTACCACTAATCCAGGAACAGAGCATTAGCTATGCAGTCACATTCTCCATCACATAGAAGATTGGGTCTACCTGTTGTGAACTTCATATATTTAGTTACGTGTATTGATTTAAACAAAAGTCCTCTCTAAATTCAGGAACTTAGATTGCTTTTATTGGGTCACATTCATGCAAGTTAAGAATTCTGAGATACAATCTGCTATTATTGCCAGAAGGCTAGATAAACCCAATACATCATGGTTTAGTTGTAGAGCTTGGTCTAGTTCAAGTGAAAGACTCCCTAAATTGTTAGTCATATTCTACCTCCTAAAGAATAAGTGATCTTTGTGAGGACTCTAAACCAAGATAAGACAAGACTTAGTACAGTTGAAAGGCAAAGAATTTCTGAGTATTTTCATATGTCTTGTGTTCAGACTTCTTTAGTAACACTTCCACT is a genomic window of Acinonyx jubatus isolate Ajub_Pintada_27869175 chromosome D1, VMU_Ajub_asm_v1.0, whole genome shotgun sequence containing:
- the LOC106986265 gene encoding olfactory receptor 1165, with product MALDEGNQSSVTIFILLGFSEYPHLQAPLFLMFLTIYTVTLVGNLGIIAVVRINPKLHTPMYFFLSHLSFLDICYSSVFTPKLLEILVMEDRSISFKACMVQFFFVCAFVITEMFMLAVMAYDRFVAVCNPLLYTVAMSRKLCALLVAGTYVWGGICSLTLTYSLLELSFCGPNIIHHFGCEYSAILSLSCSDPSFSQRMCLVISTFNEACSLLIILASYIFIVVTIVKMPSTGGLQKAFSTCASHLTTIIIFHGVILLLYCVPNSKSSWLLVKVATVFFTVMIPMLNPLIYSLRNKDVKDTARKLIHTKLLSHSM